A stretch of DNA from Paenibacillus sp. FSL W8-0186:
CAGCGGCCCTGCTGATTGCAGCCATCCTGCTTACGGCAGCGACGCTGCGTTCGCCTCTGACCGGTGTGGGCTCGCTGATTGGCGAGATCCAGAGCGGTACGGGACTGAGTCATACCGCAGCAGGAATGCTGACCACGCTGCCGCTGATCGCCTTTTCTATTTTCGCCCTTGCTGCTCCTAAGCTGGGCTGGCGGTTCGGTATGGAACGCACCATGTTCTTCTGCATGATTATCATGACCGCGGGAATCCTGCTGCGCTCCATGCCGAATAATCCGGCTCTGTTTCTCGGCACCGCACTGATCGGCAGCGCGATTGCCGTCTGCAACGTGCTGCTGCCCGGCTTGATCAAACGCGATTTCCCCCATCGCATCGGCCTGATGACCAGCCTGTACACCTCATCCATGAATGGCTGGGCGGCCATCGCCTCAGGAATCAGCATCCCGCTCTCGCGGAACGCCGGATGGAGAGGCGCTCTCGTCTACTGGGTGATCCTGTCGGCCGCGACGGCATTGGCCTGGATTCCGCAGCTGCGCCGCAGCGGCGATAAGAGCAGAGCGAAAGGCGCGAGCTCCTACCGCAAGACGGGAGCCGTCTGGAAATCGGCCATTGCCTGGCAAGTAACGATCTTTATGGGCTTTCAATCGATCATGTTCTACATAGGCATTTCATGGCTGCCGGAAATTCTCCAGGAGCAGGGGATGGCTCCCGGAACAGCCGGCTGGATGCTCTCTCTGATGCAAATCGCCAGTATGGCTGGCTCATTCCTGATGCCGCTCATCGCTTCAAGAACGCAAAGCCAGAAAGGACTAGCCGCCGGCTCTTCCGCGCTGTTCCTGCTCGGCTTCGGCGGAGTATGGCTCGGTTCCCCGGCTTTGGCCCCGCTGTTTATTATGGCTATCGGACTTGGCTGCGGCACCACCTTCAGCCTTGTCATCCTGTTCTTCGCACTGCGGTCGCGAACCGCAGATCAGGCGGCCGGACTGTCCGGCATGGCGCAATCCCTCGGCTACCTGCTAGCCGCCGTCGGCCCGACCCTGTTCGGCTTCATTCACGACCAAAGCGGCAACTGGACGGTGCCGCTGGCAACGATTACCTCACTGTCCCTGCTGACGATCCTCTTTGGATACGCCGCCGGGCGCAAAGGCTACATCGAAGCGGAATAACGGCGATCAACGAAATATCACAGCATGATTTCCGGTCAGGCAAAAATAGTTTAAGCGGACGGGAACGCCTTAGGGCGCCTGTCCTGCCCTGCCTACCGACGCACCAGGATCTGCCTCGTAATGTACCCTGTACTCCACGTGGTCTATCTCGCAGCCCGGACCGATCCGTATCGTATTTCCCCTGACAACCCCCGCTTTGGTGGCCTCCAGC
This window harbors:
- a CDS encoding MFS transporter, coding for MTKTKNDAPVLSASEADTHSSSDPDSSYNSGATPKSGNRPAERRIGAAALLIAAILLTAATLRSPLTGVGSLIGEIQSGTGLSHTAAGMLTTLPLIAFSIFALAAPKLGWRFGMERTMFFCMIIMTAGILLRSMPNNPALFLGTALIGSAIAVCNVLLPGLIKRDFPHRIGLMTSLYTSSMNGWAAIASGISIPLSRNAGWRGALVYWVILSAATALAWIPQLRRSGDKSRAKGASSYRKTGAVWKSAIAWQVTIFMGFQSIMFYIGISWLPEILQEQGMAPGTAGWMLSLMQIASMAGSFLMPLIASRTQSQKGLAAGSSALFLLGFGGVWLGSPALAPLFIMAIGLGCGTTFSLVILFFALRSRTADQAAGLSGMAQSLGYLLAAVGPTLFGFIHDQSGNWTVPLATITSLSLLTILFGYAAGRKGYIEAE